The Hevea brasiliensis isolate MT/VB/25A 57/8 chromosome 9, ASM3005281v1, whole genome shotgun sequence nucleotide sequence TAGCAGAAgatacttttttttaatttaatttaagataataataagaaaaattttgtatGGGGCTCAAGGTGGGTCCCTATCTTAAAGGTCCACCTGGCACCTATGCCATTGCTAGTGATTCGGACCATAGGAGAGAGATAGAGGGAGGGAGGCATGCACATGGGTGGTGTTAGGTCCAAGAAAATCATGGGATCACATGTGCTTTCTCTTCCCTTTCTTTTTGCTTACTGGACCCCATTTAGCACCCTTACTAGTCTACAccactccttttttttttcttttacttttatcTCACTAGCGTCTTCTCAGACTCTGAGCGTTGGCCTTTCAAAACTAAAATCCCACCGCACATTGGCAGCGCCTGGATGGATTGCGTCTACAATCAAACCAAAACCCGGTCCGATTAAACTTAAAATCAAAATCGATTAACTATTCTTTATTCAATTAGAATAATCTGGGATCAAACTTAAAACCATCTACAAATTGGAATTGGTACCATCAATTTGGATATAAAATCGGACCAAGACCTACTAAAGTTAAATTTTTGTTTAATAAAATCGATATATAAAATCATgaattatgataaaatttatgTAGAATTCATTATTGTATAATTTTTTACTAAGGCAGCTTCAATTGGGCGCCGCATATCGTCGTTTATTTGTATCAAAATGCCCACGCTACTTGGAAACGCGTGCCCCTCACCCCACACTCTAATCCAAAACAGGGACTCGGGAACCCAAATAAAGGTAGGCCCAGCTTCGTTGGCATTGATATTTCTGAAACTCAACCTACAATAATTCAACACTGAACGCCCTCACAATTCATTCTTATCAAtaccccttcttcttcttcttcttcttcttcttcttcttctcctgaaGGGCTTCTACTTTGAAACCATGGAGAATGGTTTAAACCCAGTAGCCGTGCCCACATTTCACAAGAAAGAAAGGAAAGCCCACAAAAAATCTGAGCCCAAAAACGATGTGCATGAATCATTAGTGAGTTTCCGAAAAGGCAGGAGACCGGAAACGCACCGTAGAAGTAGAACAAGAAGAAATATAAGAGAAATGAAGATTCAAGAAAAGGAGGATGATGGGGTGATGATGAGTGGTAGCTGTCAAGATGATGATGATAAAGAAGAGGTGGAGAGAAAGATTGTGGCATTGCAGAGGATAGTGCCTGGAGGTGAGTCACTTGGGGTTGACAAGTTATTTCAAGAGACTGCTGGTTATATTTTGGCTTTGCAGTGCCAAATTAAAGCCATGAGAGTCTTTGTAAGCTTTCTCCAAGGGATGGAGAAGGAGAAGATCAGCAAGTTTGGAGGTTAAAAGGGTCAATttctaaatatttttaatcatattgtgagttttttatttttctccttttaaatatgggagcaattttccctttttttttttaagatttagaATTTGTTTAACGGTCAGAAATTACTGAGAATGTTAAGAAATGGGTTTTCATTAATTTATTGAAAATGTAGATTTTTTGTTTATGAATTAGAATGTAGAATATGTTAGCATGTATTTTGCATTTATGgaccgtttttttttttttttttttacatgtaAAATAGTGAAGAAATTCTAAAGGGGAAGAAGAAGGGGTTGTGAAATTTCAATACAAGGTAGTTGTTATGAGTAGAACAATTTTtctattttgttttgtttttattatgTTCCATTTTCCCATCATTAAGCCCTCCAAAGCCTAATTATTACTTTATCAAAAGGGTTTTGCTGATAATTTTAATcactaaattataaaatattccaCAATAAGTTGTGATCTTACTCATttgtcatttcaaataaatttattatttaaaaacttACTATACATATAATCTTAAAAAAATTCAAtctaattttaattattgatttgttataataatttttattatttattatgaaatatgtaaaataataagcataattatttttttttttaaaaaattattttgatataatATTAATCATTCAAGAAAAATTTTTTGGGCTTGTTCCCTCAACGGTGGTTGTGTGAAGTCTTTTGAGGCTTTGTCACTTATAATTGAAGAAAAAatctcaccaaaacccataacgcATTTTTGTTCGCCAATTAACCCATTACAATTGAGAACTAATATTTTCATTGTGGGAAAGAAGGATAATACGCGAATTAAGAGTGTTtagtgagttaaaaaaaaaaaaaagaaaaaaaaaagatttcagaagttttaaaatctctgaaaaattatttattttaaaaatttttttatcccAAATAAATATAGTATTTTAAAAACTCATCTCTTATCTTGAAAAACTTCCTTCCAAACAAGCTAAATTTATCGAATTCTTGAATGTTTTCCAattctttattaaaatttaaaattttaatttttctaatttCCCATTTAGAAGCCAAAACATTCCAACATGAAACTTTGTTTTCAGTTTTCTAACAAAATTAGTTTTCACAAATGACTTAACAAGTCACTTACTTAATAACAATGTTTAAAATATctttatttttgtaaatttgaaaatttatttataaaatcaagtcatttattatataaaattatcacGGGATATTAATGGttatctaaaaaatattttaaaaaaaattactatttaattcttttattttaacgaaattaattatttaatctctgtattttaaaaaatatattatttagttaatGTATTTTACTTCTGTTAAACTATTTAGCATTTcgttaaattttatgttatttattcaattcaaactactatttagtttttatattttaagaaaactaattagttaatttctatatttttaaaaatactacCATATAGTCtttctattttagtgaaactaattagttaatcaatgtattttgaaaaatatattattaaataaaaatagaaattttactATGTGAAaactaaatctgaatttatatttttataaatttctaaTCCTTtgacattatttttatattttcactactttaaaataattttcctttatcacttataaatttaagtaaactgattaaattttttttatagataATTTGTATCGTTtttattaacaaatgaaaaaaaaaaagaatgagggGGAGAATGGTGCAAGCGTAGAGGAGAAGCAACAtggaaagataaaaataaaagaaaataagagaTAAATAAGGGAGATATGATTATGGTATTTAAGGTATAAACTTTGTTTTCAGTTTTCTAAAAAAATTAGTTTTCACAAATGACTTAACAAGTCACTTAATTGATAACAATGTTTGAAATATCTTTATTTAtgtaaatttgaaaattaatgtaacaaccaaaataataataataataataaataaataaaaattttaattaaacatttaaaatttaaaatttttccaggAATGAATCTGGACAACATATCTGTCCAGGTTCATTCtcagaaattcaaaaaaaaaaaacaaaaaca carries:
- the LOC110673851 gene encoding transcription factor PAR1-like, producing MENGLNPVAVPTFHKKERKAHKKSEPKNDVHESLVSFRKGRRPETHRRSRTRRNIREMKIQEKEDDGVMMSGSCQDDDDKEEVERKIVALQRIVPGGESLGVDKLFQETAGYILALQCQIKAMRVFVSFLQGMEKEKISKFGG